One stretch of Zhihengliuella flava DNA includes these proteins:
- a CDS encoding bifunctional [glutamine synthetase] adenylyltransferase/[glutamine synthetase]-adenylyl-L-tyrosine phosphorylase, which translates to MFSTRDFITAGFDDVERARRFLAADELTSCAPEHLIEGLSQAADPDQALLSLVRLAERVPRVLELVQQPGPRLRLFRLLGASEALAEFLLRHPEALTVVSEEQDVQCSLSQLRQRALAAVGATGPDGRWIATVAGPEGVLALRRAYRMELTRIALRDLCARDPLEEMPAVSAELADIASAALDAALAVARQDLAEHFDPEDIARVRLTVIGMGKCGARELNYISDVDVIYVHEADGLEESVASHIAGALASALAKNINATSSEPGLWEVDANLRPEGKDGALSRTLDSHLAYYQRWAQSWEFQALLKARPIAGDAELGRAYEEAVAPMIWSSSERDGFVESVQSMRRRVTDNIPAGEVPRQIKLGPGGLRDVEFTVQLLQLVHGRVDHSLRVRDTTTAIARLSDAGYIGRIDAMDFDQAYRYLRVLEHRIQLVHLRRTHLMPAKEAAQRALARAAQPPGAVKKHTAQLLHERWQHCKRQVKSLHERIFYRPLLATAANLSTEEVRLTPEAAQARLAALGYLDPQGAMRHIEALTAGVSRRASLQRQLLPVLLGWIAEGVSPDAGLLGFRRISERLGESPWYLGLLRDSNAAAERLCRVLSSSRLLTDWLEVSPESVAWLGNDDELRPMSAEQLRRENTAKLRRHGNSEAGMRLVRINRRREMLRTALAEGAGLIGVDEVGRSLAAADAACVQAALTVAEQEEIGRGELLTDVVVIAMGRQGGEEISYGSDADVIYVHRARVGTDAQAAQEQATRIVTRISQLLTSPLKPAVQAEIKLTVDAALRPEGRQGALVRSLESYREYYAKWALAWERQALLRARPMAGEAALTAEFMTVVDEVRYERGLADDERREIRRIKARVEAERLPRGADPALHVKLGRGGLSDVEWLVQLLQLEHSATHAEIRTPSTRHALAALGESGLLAHDDVVLLDSAWTLATRIRSATLVATGRPADVLPRSWGDLEAVARWCGYEQGSGARLESDYRRATRQARHVFEREFYGFD; encoded by the coding sequence GTGTTTTCGACTCGCGACTTCATTACCGCCGGGTTCGATGATGTGGAGCGTGCGCGCCGGTTCCTCGCGGCCGACGAACTCACGAGCTGCGCGCCCGAGCACCTCATCGAGGGCCTCTCGCAGGCCGCCGATCCGGATCAGGCCCTGCTGAGCCTGGTTCGGTTGGCCGAACGCGTTCCGCGGGTCTTAGAGCTTGTTCAACAGCCGGGGCCGCGCTTGCGCTTGTTCCGCCTGTTAGGGGCGTCGGAGGCGCTGGCCGAATTTCTGTTGCGTCACCCGGAAGCCCTGACGGTCGTCTCCGAGGAACAGGACGTGCAGTGTTCCCTTTCGCAGCTGCGCCAACGCGCGCTGGCCGCCGTCGGAGCCACGGGACCGGACGGACGCTGGATAGCCACTGTTGCTGGCCCCGAGGGCGTTCTGGCCCTCCGAAGGGCCTATCGGATGGAGCTGACACGCATCGCGCTGCGCGATCTCTGCGCGCGCGACCCGCTGGAGGAGATGCCTGCGGTTTCAGCTGAACTCGCTGATATCGCCTCGGCCGCGTTGGACGCAGCGCTCGCCGTAGCCCGTCAAGATCTCGCGGAGCACTTCGATCCTGAGGATATCGCCCGGGTCCGTTTGACCGTGATCGGTATGGGCAAGTGTGGTGCGCGTGAGCTGAACTACATCTCAGACGTCGACGTGATCTACGTCCACGAGGCGGACGGACTGGAGGAGTCCGTCGCCTCGCACATTGCGGGCGCCTTGGCCAGCGCCCTGGCCAAGAACATCAACGCCACGTCCAGCGAGCCCGGATTGTGGGAAGTGGACGCGAACCTGCGCCCGGAGGGCAAAGACGGCGCCCTGTCCCGCACCTTAGATTCTCACCTGGCGTACTATCAGCGCTGGGCGCAAAGCTGGGAGTTTCAGGCACTGCTCAAGGCCCGGCCGATCGCGGGAGACGCTGAGCTCGGCCGGGCGTATGAAGAGGCCGTGGCGCCGATGATCTGGAGTAGTTCCGAACGCGACGGCTTCGTCGAATCGGTTCAAAGCATGCGCCGACGGGTCACGGACAATATTCCCGCCGGGGAGGTGCCGCGCCAGATCAAGCTGGGCCCAGGGGGTTTGCGCGACGTTGAGTTTACGGTTCAGTTGTTGCAGCTGGTGCATGGACGCGTGGACCACTCGTTGCGGGTGCGGGACACGACGACGGCGATCGCGCGCTTGAGCGACGCGGGGTACATCGGCCGGATCGACGCGATGGACTTCGATCAGGCCTATCGATACCTCCGGGTGCTGGAACACCGCATCCAGTTGGTGCACTTGCGTCGAACCCATCTCATGCCCGCCAAGGAAGCCGCACAGCGCGCCCTGGCACGGGCCGCCCAACCGCCGGGCGCGGTGAAGAAGCACACCGCGCAGCTGCTGCACGAGCGATGGCAACACTGCAAACGCCAAGTGAAGTCCCTGCACGAGCGCATCTTCTATCGTCCCCTGCTCGCCACCGCCGCCAATCTCAGCACTGAGGAGGTGCGGCTGACTCCGGAGGCGGCGCAGGCGCGCCTAGCCGCGCTTGGCTATCTCGACCCGCAAGGGGCCATGCGCCATATTGAGGCGCTCACCGCCGGTGTGAGCCGCAGGGCTTCGCTCCAACGGCAGCTCCTTCCCGTTTTGCTCGGCTGGATAGCTGAGGGGGTCAGCCCGGATGCGGGCCTGCTCGGATTCCGCCGCATTAGCGAGCGCCTGGGGGAGAGCCCGTGGTACTTGGGCCTGTTGCGCGACTCCAACGCTGCGGCGGAACGGCTCTGCCGGGTCTTGTCCTCGTCACGGCTCTTGACGGATTGGCTTGAGGTCTCGCCGGAGTCCGTGGCTTGGCTGGGAAACGACGACGAGCTGCGTCCCATGTCCGCCGAGCAGCTACGGCGCGAAAACACCGCGAAGCTGCGCCGGCACGGCAATTCAGAGGCTGGCATGCGCTTGGTGCGCATCAACCGGCGGCGTGAGATGCTCCGCACGGCCCTGGCCGAAGGGGCCGGGCTCATCGGCGTGGATGAGGTGGGGCGTTCGTTGGCCGCCGCCGACGCCGCATGCGTTCAGGCAGCGCTGACCGTGGCAGAGCAAGAGGAGATCGGCCGTGGCGAGCTCCTGACTGACGTCGTCGTGATCGCCATGGGGCGCCAAGGCGGCGAGGAAATCAGCTACGGATCCGACGCGGACGTGATCTACGTGCATCGAGCGAGGGTGGGCACCGACGCCCAGGCTGCGCAAGAGCAGGCCACTCGCATCGTGACGCGGATCAGTCAACTCTTGACGTCGCCCCTGAAGCCCGCGGTCCAAGCCGAAATCAAACTGACCGTTGACGCCGCGCTGCGCCCGGAAGGCCGCCAGGGTGCGCTCGTCCGCTCCCTCGAGTCGTACCGGGAGTACTACGCAAAGTGGGCCCTCGCCTGGGAGCGGCAGGCTTTGCTGCGCGCGCGCCCGATGGCTGGCGAGGCTGCGCTCACTGCCGAGTTCATGACCGTCGTCGACGAAGTTCGCTATGAGCGCGGACTCGCGGACGACGAACGGCGCGAAATCCGGCGGATTAAGGCGCGCGTCGAAGCGGAACGGCTCCCGCGCGGGGCGGACCCTGCGCTACACGTGAAGCTGGGGCGCGGCGGGCTCAGCGACGTAGAGTGGCTGGTCCAACTGCTGCAGTTGGAGCACAGCGCGACCCATGCGGAGATCCGCACGCCGTCGACGCGGCACGCTTTGGCCGCCCTAGGCGAGTCCGGGCTGTTGGCACACGACGACGTCGTCCTGTTGGATTCTGCGTGGACGCTGGCCACGCGGATCCGCAGCGCAACTCTGGTGGCGACTGGTCGGCCAGCCGACGTCCTGCCGCGAAGTTGGGGAGATCTTGAGGCGGTCGCCCGCTGGTGCGGTTACGAGCAGGGCAGTGGTGCCCGGCTCGAAAGCGACTATCGCCGGGCAACGCGGCAAGCCCGGCACGTCTTTGAGCGGGAGTTCTACGGGTTTGACTGA
- a CDS encoding BCCT family transporter: protein MTKRKPRPHKEKGIDKVIFGVSGVLAVAFVVWGFVSPSGLSSVADTLLGGTISNFGWLFVVAASFFLIFVIVVAASKFGAIPLGKDNEGPEFRTSSWIAMMFASGMGIGLVFYGVAEPLWYYMAPPPATVDAQTADAMLTAMGTTMFHWGLYPWAMYAIVGLGLAYGTFRLGRSQLFSSMFVPLFGQKSVNGAGGKVINILAILATLFGSACSLGLGAIQIGGGIQSVGLVESVGTSLLVIIIVVLAIGFVASAASGVAKGIQMLSNTNMVLAILLAVLIFIGGPTLFMLNVLPNAIGAFIADLPHMASRTAASGGEALESWMSSWTIFYWAWWVSWTPFVGLFIARISRGRTIRQFVTGVLVVPTVISLIWFSVLGGGAIGIQQRAEQSGGAIEPIVNMVDGAPDLNFDTALFDFLVHLSVPDWMSVAMMVVAVVLIGIFFITSADSASIVMGTLSENGVIEPSRRVVIFWGVAVAAVAAAMLLAGGDDPAAALNGLKNITIVAALPFLFVMLLLCVSLWKDLSRDPMVLQGQLANAILTDTVATAVDKYDGEPFEIHTLEANTSEQEAVAADEAANAARDK from the coding sequence GTGACGAAGCGCAAGCCGCGCCCGCACAAGGAGAAGGGGATCGACAAGGTCATCTTCGGTGTCTCCGGAGTGCTGGCTGTGGCCTTTGTTGTGTGGGGCTTCGTAAGCCCCTCCGGCCTGAGTTCCGTTGCCGACACCCTCTTGGGCGGCACGATCAGCAACTTCGGTTGGCTGTTCGTCGTGGCCGCCTCGTTCTTCCTGATCTTTGTCATCGTGGTTGCCGCCAGCAAGTTTGGCGCCATTCCGCTGGGCAAGGACAACGAGGGCCCAGAGTTCCGCACCTCATCCTGGATCGCGATGATGTTCGCCTCCGGTATGGGCATCGGCTTGGTGTTCTATGGTGTTGCAGAGCCGCTGTGGTACTACATGGCGCCGCCTCCCGCGACAGTCGACGCGCAGACCGCTGATGCCATGCTCACCGCGATGGGCACCACCATGTTCCACTGGGGCCTGTACCCGTGGGCCATGTACGCCATCGTCGGCCTCGGCTTGGCCTACGGCACGTTCCGCCTCGGCCGCAGCCAGCTCTTTTCCTCGATGTTCGTCCCGCTCTTCGGCCAAAAGTCCGTTAACGGCGCGGGCGGTAAGGTCATCAACATTCTGGCGATCCTGGCGACGCTGTTCGGCTCCGCCTGCTCGCTGGGCCTCGGTGCCATCCAGATTGGCGGCGGTATCCAGTCCGTGGGTCTCGTCGAGTCGGTCGGTACCTCGCTGCTGGTGATCATCATCGTGGTGCTGGCGATCGGCTTTGTGGCCTCGGCCGCGTCCGGCGTCGCCAAGGGCATTCAGATGCTCTCCAACACCAACATGGTCCTGGCGATCCTGTTGGCCGTTTTGATCTTCATTGGCGGCCCCACCCTGTTCATGCTCAACGTGCTGCCGAACGCCATCGGAGCATTCATTGCAGACCTGCCCCACATGGCGTCGCGTACCGCTGCCTCCGGCGGCGAAGCGCTCGAATCGTGGATGTCGTCCTGGACGATCTTCTACTGGGCTTGGTGGGTTTCGTGGACGCCGTTCGTCGGTTTGTTCATCGCCCGGATTTCCCGCGGCCGCACCATTCGCCAGTTCGTCACCGGCGTGTTGGTCGTTCCCACGGTGATCTCGCTGATCTGGTTCTCCGTCTTGGGTGGCGGCGCGATCGGCATTCAGCAACGCGCCGAGCAGTCAGGTGGTGCGATTGAGCCGATCGTCAACATGGTCGACGGCGCTCCGGACTTGAACTTCGATACCGCCCTGTTCGACTTCTTGGTGCACCTGAGCGTCCCGGATTGGATGTCCGTGGCCATGATGGTGGTGGCCGTGGTCCTGATCGGGATCTTCTTCATCACCAGTGCCGACTCCGCGTCGATCGTCATGGGCACGTTGTCGGAAAACGGCGTCATCGAGCCGAGCCGCCGCGTCGTCATCTTCTGGGGTGTCGCTGTGGCCGCTGTCGCCGCTGCCATGCTGTTGGCCGGCGGAGACGATCCGGCCGCCGCGCTGAACGGCCTGAAGAACATCACAATTGTGGCGGCACTACCGTTCCTGTTCGTGATGCTGCTGCTGTGTGTCTCGCTGTGGAAGGACCTTTCCCGCGATCCCATGGTTCTGCAGGGCCAGTTGGCCAACGCCATCCTGACCGATACGGTGGCCACCGCCGTCGACAAGTACGACGGCGAGCCGTTCGAGATCCATACGCTCGAGGCCAACACCAGTGAGCAGGAGGCCGTAGCGGCCGACGAGGCTGCGAATGCAGCGCGTGATAAGTAG
- the glnA gene encoding type I glutamate--ammonia ligase yields the protein MFKNPDEVLKYIADEDVKFVDIRFTDLPGVQQHFNVPAKTVDADFFVNGQLFDGSSIRGFQGIAESDMQLIPDVSTAFVDPFRVEKTLAMNFSIINPRTGEPYHRDPRGVAERAEAYLASTGIADTAFFAPEAEFFIFENVQYECAPQGSFYKVDSIEAAWNSGRADEGGNLGHKTPVKGGYFPVSPTDKQADIRDAICVELDQAGLEVERSHHEVGSAGQAEINYKFNTLTHAADDILKFKYIVKNVADAFGKSATFMPKPIYNDNGSGMHCHQSLWSDGEPLFYDEKGYASLSDLARWYIGGLLKHASAVLAFTNPTVNSYKRLVKGFEAPVNMVYSQGNRSAGIRIPITGSNPKAKRIEFRAPDPSSNPYLAFAAQLMAGLDGIKNRIEPAAPIDKDLYELPAEEAAGIQVAPGSLEEALEALAEDHEFLLAGDVFTEDLIQAWIDYKTEVEVKPLAARPNPYEFELYYSV from the coding sequence ATGTTCAAGAATCCGGACGAAGTCCTCAAGTACATTGCCGACGAAGACGTGAAGTTCGTCGACATCCGATTCACCGACCTGCCCGGTGTCCAGCAGCACTTCAACGTGCCAGCCAAGACGGTCGACGCCGATTTCTTCGTCAACGGCCAGCTGTTCGATGGTTCCTCGATCCGCGGTTTTCAGGGCATTGCCGAGTCGGACATGCAGCTGATCCCTGACGTGAGCACTGCCTTCGTCGATCCATTCCGCGTCGAGAAGACGCTGGCCATGAATTTCTCGATCATCAACCCCCGCACGGGCGAGCCGTACCACCGCGACCCGCGCGGCGTCGCCGAGCGCGCCGAGGCCTACCTCGCCTCCACCGGCATCGCCGATACTGCGTTCTTCGCTCCAGAAGCCGAGTTCTTCATCTTCGAGAACGTCCAGTACGAGTGCGCTCCGCAGGGCTCCTTCTACAAGGTTGACTCCATCGAAGCAGCTTGGAATTCCGGCCGCGCTGACGAAGGCGGCAACCTGGGTCACAAGACCCCCGTCAAGGGCGGCTATTTCCCGGTCTCCCCCACCGACAAGCAGGCCGATATTCGCGATGCCATCTGCGTCGAGCTGGACCAGGCAGGCCTGGAAGTCGAGCGCAGCCACCACGAGGTGGGAAGCGCCGGTCAGGCGGAAATCAACTACAAGTTCAACACGCTGACCCACGCCGCTGATGACATCTTGAAGTTCAAGTACATCGTCAAGAACGTGGCGGATGCCTTTGGCAAGTCGGCCACCTTCATGCCGAAGCCGATCTATAACGACAACGGGTCCGGCATGCACTGCCACCAGTCCCTGTGGTCCGATGGTGAGCCGCTGTTTTACGACGAGAAGGGCTACGCCAGCCTCTCGGATCTGGCCCGCTGGTACATCGGTGGCCTCCTGAAGCACGCCTCAGCGGTCCTCGCCTTCACGAACCCCACCGTGAACTCCTACAAGCGCCTCGTCAAGGGCTTCGAGGCCCCGGTCAACATGGTGTACTCGCAGGGCAACCGTTCGGCCGGCATCCGCATCCCGATCACGGGATCCAACCCGAAGGCCAAGCGTATCGAGTTCCGCGCGCCGGATCCCTCCTCGAATCCTTACCTGGCGTTCGCGGCCCAGCTGATGGCCGGCTTGGATGGCATCAAAAACCGCATCGAGCCCGCTGCGCCGATCGACAAGGATCTCTACGAGCTCCCGGCGGAAGAGGCCGCTGGCATTCAGGTGGCACCCGGGTCGCTGGAAGAAGCCCTCGAGGCTCTGGCCGAAGACCACGAGTTCCTGCTGGCCGGTGACGTCTTCACGGAGGACCTCATCCAGGCGTGGATCGACTACAAGACCGAGGTCGAGGTCAAGCCGCTGGCTGCTCGCCCCAATCCTTACGAGTTCGAGCTGTACTACAGCGTCTAA
- a CDS encoding RDD family protein produces the protein MARIGPRVVALFIDWGLAMLVSFLFFNADAVANLAIFAAMTLVFVSVTGHTVGHRVMGMQVQRLDGTAVKPVDGVVRTLLVCLVIPALLSDADQRGLQDRVRQTILVRTR, from the coding sequence GTGGCAAGGATTGGGCCACGGGTCGTCGCGCTCTTCATCGACTGGGGGCTAGCCATGCTCGTCTCCTTCCTCTTTTTTAACGCCGATGCCGTGGCTAATCTCGCCATCTTTGCCGCCATGACCTTGGTTTTCGTCTCGGTGACCGGCCACACCGTGGGGCACCGAGTGATGGGCATGCAGGTGCAGCGCCTTGATGGAACAGCCGTCAAGCCTGTGGACGGTGTGGTGCGCACGCTGCTGGTGTGCCTCGTGATCCCGGCTCTCCTCTCCGACGCGGACCAGCGGGGATTGCAGGACAGGGTCCGGCAGACGATTTTGGTGCGTACGCGCTAG
- a CDS encoding DUF4191 domain-containing protein produces the protein MANTSNSASADEPQKRGLFKRKPKPEKANKEPGRLKQIAQVFKMTRRHDPSVVWWMALVFLGVVAVGLVIGLLINNWVTLLLISIPIGLLLATIVLSRKAETAAFAQIEGRQGAAGAAMSTLKRGWNVKEEPVAVSPRTQDLVFMAIGKPGVVLVTEGPSGRVKPLVEGERRRMSRVLPNVPIHVINAGSADGQTKLGDVAKTMKKLPKKLDKAAVHQVDRRLSALGTGKLPVPKGIDPMRARPDRRSLRGR, from the coding sequence ATGGCCAACACCTCCAACAGCGCATCCGCAGATGAGCCGCAGAAGCGCGGCCTGTTCAAACGCAAGCCGAAGCCCGAGAAAGCGAACAAGGAGCCCGGACGCCTGAAGCAGATTGCTCAGGTGTTCAAGATGACCCGCCGGCACGACCCGAGCGTCGTGTGGTGGATGGCTCTGGTCTTCCTGGGCGTCGTGGCCGTTGGCCTCGTCATCGGCCTGCTCATCAATAACTGGGTCACCCTGCTGCTGATCTCCATTCCGATCGGCCTCCTCTTGGCGACCATCGTTCTCTCGCGGAAGGCTGAGACGGCCGCCTTCGCCCAAATCGAGGGTCGACAAGGCGCCGCTGGGGCCGCCATGAGCACGCTCAAGCGCGGCTGGAACGTCAAAGAAGAGCCCGTTGCGGTGAGCCCGCGGACGCAGGACCTAGTCTTCATGGCGATCGGCAAGCCGGGCGTCGTGTTGGTGACCGAGGGGCCTTCGGGCCGAGTCAAGCCCCTGGTGGAGGGCGAGCGGCGCCGCATGTCTCGCGTATTGCCGAACGTACCCATTCACGTGATCAATGCTGGGTCGGCCGATGGCCAGACGAAGCTCGGCGACGTCGCCAAGACCATGAAGAAGCTGCCGAAGAAGCTGGATAAAGCCGCTGTTCACCAGGTCGACCGCCGCCTGAGCGCGCTCGGCACGGGCAAGCTTCCGGTCCCGAAGGGCATTGACCCGATGCGCGCCCGCCCGGACCGCCGCTCCTTGCGCGGCCGGTAG
- the lipA gene encoding lipoyl synthase — MTLAPEGRRLLRIEQRNASTPVERKPDWIKAKVNIGPEYVELKNLVKSEGLHTVCQEAGCPNIFECWEDREATFLIGGSACTRRCDFCQIDTGKPQPVDRAEPFKVATSVKKMELRYATVTGVARDDLEDEGTWLYAQTVRQIHKMNPDTGVELLIPDFSGKPEYLDEICDSAPEVFAHNVETVPRIFKRIRPAFRYERSLDVLAHGRRRGMITKSNLILGMGETRQEITQALQDHYDAGCDLITVTQYLRPTERHLPVDRWVKPQEFVEIKQEAEEMGFLGVMSGPLVRSSYRAGTLWREAMEKKGRAIA; from the coding sequence ATGACTTTGGCACCAGAAGGCCGCCGCCTCCTGCGGATTGAACAGCGCAATGCGTCCACCCCCGTCGAGAGAAAGCCGGATTGGATCAAAGCGAAGGTCAATATCGGCCCGGAGTACGTGGAGCTGAAGAACCTCGTCAAATCAGAAGGCCTACACACGGTCTGTCAGGAGGCGGGCTGCCCCAACATTTTCGAATGTTGGGAAGATCGGGAGGCGACCTTCCTGATTGGCGGTTCAGCGTGTACGCGTCGGTGCGACTTCTGCCAGATCGATACCGGCAAGCCCCAGCCGGTGGACCGAGCCGAACCCTTCAAAGTTGCCACCAGCGTGAAGAAGATGGAGCTGCGGTACGCGACGGTGACAGGCGTGGCTCGCGACGACTTAGAGGACGAGGGCACGTGGCTCTACGCCCAAACGGTGCGGCAGATTCACAAAATGAACCCAGACACGGGCGTGGAGCTGCTGATTCCAGACTTCTCCGGCAAGCCCGAGTACCTCGATGAAATCTGTGACTCGGCCCCAGAGGTTTTCGCCCACAACGTGGAGACCGTTCCGCGCATCTTTAAGCGGATCCGCCCCGCGTTCCGGTACGAGCGCTCGCTCGACGTACTCGCTCACGGTCGCCGGCGCGGCATGATCACGAAGTCGAATCTCATCCTCGGCATGGGCGAGACGCGGCAAGAGATCACTCAGGCCTTGCAGGACCACTACGACGCCGGGTGCGACCTGATCACGGTCACCCAATATTTGCGCCCCACGGAGCGCCACCTCCCCGTGGACCGCTGGGTGAAGCCTCAAGAGTTTGTCGAAATTAAGCAGGAAGCCGAAGAGATGGGCTTCCTAGGCGTCATGAGCGGCCCGTTGGTGCGTTCGTCCTACCGCGCAGGCACCTTGTGGCGGGAAGCCATGGAGAAGAAGGGCCGCGCGATCGCGTAG
- the lipB gene encoding lipoyl(octanoyl) transferase LipB: MALTFRTLGLAPSFVDYRECWDLQRDLHQRVVAEEAAPEVLLLEHAAVYTAGKRTEPQDLPRDGTDVVDVDRGGKLTWHGPGQLVAYPIVPLADRSAVKDYVWRLEEVLINVVAHYGIDATRVDGRAGVWVRGDRGAQDRKIAAIGIRVLHGVTMHGFALNCSNDLSAYGNIIPCGITDASVTTISAEAHQHITPADVVSHVKKEFERLLPAAIGTTAENHTATSSHQGVLA, translated from the coding sequence ATGGCTCTGACGTTTCGCACCTTGGGCTTGGCGCCTTCCTTCGTTGACTACCGCGAATGCTGGGATCTTCAACGCGATCTGCACCAGCGAGTGGTCGCGGAAGAGGCCGCACCGGAGGTGCTTCTCCTCGAACATGCTGCCGTGTATACGGCTGGCAAGCGCACCGAACCGCAAGATCTCCCCCGAGATGGCACGGACGTGGTCGACGTCGACCGCGGCGGCAAACTCACCTGGCATGGTCCCGGTCAGTTGGTGGCGTATCCCATCGTTCCCTTGGCGGATCGCTCGGCCGTCAAGGACTACGTCTGGCGCCTTGAGGAGGTACTGATCAACGTCGTCGCGCACTATGGCATCGACGCCACACGCGTCGACGGCCGCGCTGGGGTCTGGGTCCGCGGCGATCGCGGCGCGCAGGATCGAAAGATCGCCGCCATCGGGATCCGCGTGCTGCACGGCGTGACGATGCATGGCTTTGCGCTGAATTGCTCGAACGACCTCAGCGCCTACGGCAACATCATCCCCTGCGGAATCACGGACGCTTCGGTGACGACGATCAGCGCTGAAGCCCACCAACACATCACCCCGGCCGACGTCGTCAGCCACGTCAAGAAGGAATTCGAACGGCTGCTACCAGCAGCCATCGGCACGACGGCGGAGAACCACACCGCCACATCCTCACATCAGGGAGTACTTGCATGA
- a CDS encoding serine/threonine protein kinase: MNERGSQQCQESARFDAVLHGGVEVVSHPRALGAGGSGRVYLVDRADGREAALKVLAEDSGQPRRHEGDLMSGLEHDHLVSQLGWGRCDQGQGLLMEYLPGGTAEALVRHSDRLSPGEVLTVVAPIASAVAYLHGQGVSHGDISPGNILFTADGRPQLVDLGLAALPGRRGQRAGTEGFMAPELHDESAVDDPRRRQGADVYSLAGVTWFLLTGHPAEPTFHRPPLPGLRQDVPAAAVDLIERGLAEDPDERPSAAEFWRDIFALGNPEPLDLRASADARGLARLVTSAVTPAHRRAKRRRGSTRFARWRPQRGIRRGVSPRVRLEARRARGVGEHAPHWKRRGILLGGALVAIVAGALYWGFESASERAGQPAAGTSRAMGNPHGREPSAAQLPGGDEAAATRARTEAVLNDLAMQRAEALVNRNSDALDEVYIDDAAARPDIEVIEALELRGEVYQGLQLSMEVDSVASANAATQVVEAVGRLSAYRVMTEDGEVVEDVSGTTRQDLTVTLVRTDGAGWKISSLTAEDPA; encoded by the coding sequence ATGAACGAAAGAGGCTCGCAGCAATGCCAAGAATCGGCACGATTTGACGCCGTCTTACACGGGGGCGTCGAAGTCGTGAGTCACCCGAGAGCCCTCGGCGCCGGAGGCTCGGGGCGCGTATACCTCGTTGATCGCGCCGACGGTCGTGAGGCGGCGCTGAAGGTTCTTGCGGAGGACTCCGGACAGCCACGTCGGCACGAAGGTGACCTGATGTCAGGTCTCGAGCACGACCACTTGGTGTCTCAGCTCGGTTGGGGGCGCTGCGACCAGGGCCAAGGGCTCTTGATGGAGTATTTACCGGGTGGCACCGCGGAAGCTCTGGTGCGGCACTCGGACCGGCTCTCTCCAGGCGAGGTGCTCACGGTCGTGGCCCCTATCGCGTCGGCGGTGGCATACCTCCACGGGCAGGGGGTGAGTCACGGCGACATTTCGCCGGGCAATATCCTGTTCACTGCGGATGGGCGGCCCCAGCTGGTTGATCTCGGATTGGCCGCACTTCCGGGCCGGCGCGGCCAGCGCGCCGGTACCGAGGGATTCATGGCGCCCGAGCTCCACGATGAATCTGCGGTGGATGATCCGCGCCGGCGGCAAGGTGCGGACGTGTACTCGCTGGCTGGTGTGACTTGGTTCCTGCTGACCGGTCATCCGGCCGAGCCCACCTTTCACCGTCCCCCTCTACCGGGCCTGCGCCAAGATGTCCCCGCTGCCGCCGTCGACCTCATCGAGCGAGGTTTGGCAGAAGACCCAGACGAGCGGCCGAGCGCGGCTGAGTTCTGGCGCGACATCTTTGCGCTCGGAAACCCCGAACCCCTGGACCTTCGGGCGTCCGCGGACGCCCGGGGGCTGGCACGGCTCGTGACGTCCGCCGTGACGCCAGCGCACCGCCGCGCCAAGCGACGCCGGGGTTCCACTCGGTTCGCTCGTTGGCGCCCACAGCGAGGGATCCGCCGTGGAGTGAGTCCGCGTGTGAGGCTCGAGGCCCGGCGCGCACGGGGCGTCGGTGAGCACGCGCCGCACTGGAAGCGTCGCGGGATCCTCCTCGGCGGCGCGCTGGTCGCGATCGTCGCTGGTGCGCTGTACTGGGGGTTCGAATCAGCGAGTGAGCGCGCAGGGCAACCGGCCGCGGGAACGAGCCGGGCCATGGGCAACCCGCACGGACGGGAACCGTCCGCGGCTCAGCTGCCAGGAGGCGACGAAGCGGCTGCTACTCGAGCGCGGACGGAAGCGGTGCTCAATGACCTCGCCATGCAGCGCGCCGAAGCATTAGTGAATCGAAATTCGGATGCCCTGGACGAGGTATACATCGATGACGCCGCAGCTCGGCCGGACATCGAGGTGATCGAGGCGCTGGAATTGCGCGGCGAGGTCTATCAGGGCCTGCAATTGTCCATGGAAGTGGACTCTGTGGCGTCCGCAAACGCCGCGACGCAGGTCGTCGAGGCCGTCGGTCGCCTGTCCGCGTATCGAGTGATGACTGAGGACGGTGAGGTAGTGGAGGACGTGTCGGGGACGACGAGGCAAGACCTCACGGTCACCTTAGTGCGCACTGACGGTGCGGGCTGGAAAATCTCGAGTCTGACGGCGGAGGATCCAGCCTAG